A genomic region of Catalinimonas niigatensis contains the following coding sequences:
- a CDS encoding HAEPLYID family protein, producing MNIKITLMLMILLASSLYAIAQITDAEKDSVYIRQVEDQKEPDKVLHAEPLYIDLIRDLGARKGEKEWNVGMGLTDNLAFDSYEYLIEYEWAPADRLGLEVELPFTIYAPTRGIERDSIPANRLNSLKVAAQWSFFVSEPMATSMAIGYINEFELSDFRSFGKPLITGNVYNPFLVVARRWGNNFHTLVYTGPMIAQHFSTNEFHTTYDVHSSFHYMITGTRNFIGVEFNKTFDHGDFDMTLRPQMRLGIADNLLIGIVAGIPVSRENERLSSFVRLIWEPGHKK from the coding sequence ATGAACATCAAAATAACTTTGATGCTGATGATCCTATTGGCATCTTCCTTATATGCTATTGCCCAGATTACCGACGCAGAAAAAGACAGTGTATACATCCGGCAGGTAGAAGATCAGAAGGAACCGGACAAGGTTTTACATGCTGAACCCCTGTATATAGACCTGATCCGAGACCTTGGCGCCCGTAAAGGGGAAAAAGAATGGAATGTCGGCATGGGGCTGACCGATAACCTGGCGTTTGACTCCTATGAGTACCTCATTGAGTATGAATGGGCACCTGCGGACAGACTGGGATTGGAAGTAGAATTGCCATTTACCATTTATGCGCCTACGAGAGGCATAGAAAGAGACTCCATTCCTGCCAATCGCTTGAACAGCCTGAAAGTGGCAGCGCAATGGTCCTTTTTCGTAAGTGAACCTATGGCTACTTCTATGGCCATTGGCTACATCAACGAGTTTGAACTGTCTGATTTCAGAAGCTTTGGAAAGCCCCTCATTACGGGAAATGTATACAATCCCTTTTTGGTAGTTGCCAGGCGATGGGGAAACAACTTTCATACCCTGGTGTATACAGGACCCATGATTGCACAGCACTTCAGTACGAACGAGTTTCACACTACCTATGACGTCCACAGCAGTTTTCATTATATGATTACCGGTACCAGAAACTTTATCGGCGTGGAATTCAACAAGACGTTTGACCACGGGGACTTTGACATGACCCTGCGGCCTCAGATGCGGCTGGGCATTGCCGACAACTTGCTGATCGGCATCGTAGCGGGCATTCCCGTCAGCAGAGAAAACGAAAGGTTAAGCTCTTTTGTCAGGCTAATATGGGAGCCGGGACATAAGAAGTAA
- a CDS encoding class I SAM-dependent methyltransferase, whose protein sequence is MTEFWEESFRDKQSMWGFAPTDSAVATLHLFQQHGIQEILVPGFGYGRNAKLFTDNGFSVTGIEISATAIALAKKHYGEDIQVYHGSVSDMPFDQKLYDGIFCYALIHLLDEKERAKLISDCYQQLRPEGYMVFVALSKSTASYGEGTPLGKDRFESRHGVKLFYYDAASVDTAFGKYGLMEAKEISEPANPPDHKPSQQFWYISCRKKENKSDRHA, encoded by the coding sequence ATGACAGAATTTTGGGAAGAGAGCTTCAGAGATAAACAATCCATGTGGGGATTTGCCCCTACGGATTCTGCCGTGGCAACGCTCCATTTGTTTCAGCAACATGGAATCCAAGAGATCCTGGTGCCCGGCTTTGGATACGGAAGAAATGCAAAGCTATTTACGGATAACGGATTCAGTGTCACAGGCATTGAGATTTCGGCAACGGCCATAGCCCTGGCAAAAAAGCACTATGGAGAGGATATACAGGTGTATCATGGCAGTGTCAGCGATATGCCTTTTGATCAAAAGCTGTACGATGGGATTTTCTGTTATGCATTGATTCATTTGCTGGATGAAAAAGAGCGAGCCAAGCTGATCAGTGACTGCTACCAGCAGCTCAGACCTGAAGGGTATATGGTGTTTGTGGCGCTCTCCAAAAGCACTGCTTCTTATGGCGAAGGCACACCCCTGGGCAAAGACAGATTTGAAAGCAGGCATGGGGTAAAGCTCTTTTACTATGATGCCGCTTCGGTAGACACAGCGTTTGGGAAGTATGGTTTGATGGAAGCGAAAGAGATCAGTGAACCGGCAAATCCTCCGGATCACAAACCATCACAACAATTTTGGTACATCAGCTGTAGAAAAAAGGAAAACAAAAGCGATAGGCATGCGTAA
- a CDS encoding alpha/beta hydrolase, giving the protein MSRQVLFIQGGGGKEDYEADAKLVTSLQEALGKAYTLHYPFLPEESSPDFGRTKQIGKEISLLKGEIMLVGHSLGASMLLKYLSEQQVQKEIAGIFLISTPFWSGDEDWKQGLKLHKDFPDQLPKDIPIFLYHCRDDEAVPFVHLSTYAQKLPQAKVREIESGGHQLNHDLSMVANDITSL; this is encoded by the coding sequence ATGAGCAGACAGGTGTTATTCATACAAGGCGGAGGAGGTAAAGAAGATTACGAGGCAGACGCTAAGCTTGTCACCTCTTTGCAAGAGGCCTTAGGAAAAGCGTATACCCTGCATTATCCTTTCTTGCCCGAGGAATCCTCTCCGGATTTTGGCAGGACAAAGCAGATCGGCAAAGAAATTTCGTTGCTCAAAGGCGAAATCATGTTGGTGGGACACTCTCTGGGCGCTTCCATGCTGTTGAAATACCTCTCAGAACAACAGGTTCAAAAAGAGATTGCCGGGATTTTTCTCATCTCCACACCATTCTGGAGCGGCGACGAAGACTGGAAACAAGGGCTTAAGCTGCACAAAGATTTTCCCGATCAACTGCCCAAAGATATTCCGATTTTTCTTTATCACTGTCGCGATGATGAAGCAGTACCCTTTGTCCATCTCTCTACATACGCGCAAAAGCTTCCACAGGCAAAGGTGCGTGAAATAGAAAGCGGTGGACATCAGTTGAATCACGATTTGTCAATGGTAGCAAACGATATTACCTCATTGTGA
- a CDS encoding VOC family protein — protein sequence MHFTKLVPNVFYADIRDGLSLFVDCLQFSIGHDERHAEHPFCVLEKNELHINLFQDPALAKEHQPEFRLVTNDIEEVYQTIASSHTEFLHPNLSTITLRPWGAKEFALRDKQVCIVIQQW from the coding sequence ATGCACTTTACCAAACTCGTTCCCAATGTATTTTATGCGGACATCCGGGATGGACTTAGCTTATTTGTGGATTGCCTGCAATTCAGCATAGGGCATGACGAACGCCATGCCGAGCATCCCTTTTGTGTACTTGAAAAAAACGAATTACACATCAATCTTTTTCAGGACCCGGCGCTGGCGAAAGAACATCAGCCTGAATTCCGATTGGTTACAAATGATATTGAAGAAGTGTACCAGACCATTGCCTCCTCTCACACTGAATTTCTGCATCCTAACCTCAGCACCATTACGCTTCGTCCCTGGGGTGCAAAGGAATTTGCGCTCAGAGACAAACAAGTATGCATTGTAATCCAGCAATGGTAA
- a CDS encoding DUF547 domain-containing protein — translation MSLFLGCTSAEHAEDTEIYARVGEAKAYPLVNLSKELVRSAKQETDASQIIQKLANLSRDQLAEELDSDAAKKAFFINVYNGFVQHILMNNPEKFDDRGAFFSTEQITIAGEKLSLDDIEHGIIRGSKVKWSLGMIQDPFADDFEKTFRVVKTDGRIHFALNCGAKSCPYIAIYDATKIDEQLDIIAHQFLNRSSTYQAEEEKVYVTSLFSWFRGDFDGLDGVKDYLRRYEVIPEDADPELEFKEYDWTLELGNYTELDVKANKTTSSH, via the coding sequence ATGAGTTTATTTCTTGGCTGTACTTCTGCTGAGCATGCAGAAGACACAGAAATCTACGCAAGAGTTGGAGAAGCCAAGGCATATCCTTTGGTAAATTTGTCAAAAGAGCTGGTCAGGAGCGCTAAACAAGAAACAGATGCCTCTCAAATCATCCAAAAGCTGGCGAATCTTTCAAGAGATCAGTTGGCAGAGGAACTGGACAGCGATGCCGCCAAAAAGGCTTTCTTTATCAATGTATATAATGGTTTTGTGCAGCATATTCTTATGAACAATCCGGAGAAGTTTGATGATCGGGGCGCATTTTTTTCTACCGAACAGATTACGATTGCCGGAGAAAAACTGAGCCTGGATGATATTGAACACGGAATTATCCGCGGCTCTAAGGTAAAATGGTCTTTGGGAATGATACAAGATCCTTTTGCTGATGATTTTGAAAAAACTTTCCGGGTAGTTAAGACCGATGGACGTATTCACTTTGCCCTTAACTGTGGCGCCAAAAGCTGCCCCTACATCGCTATCTATGATGCCACGAAAATAGATGAACAGCTGGATATCATTGCTCATCAATTTCTTAACCGTAGCAGCACTTACCAGGCAGAAGAAGAAAAAGTATATGTTACTTCCCTCTTTAGCTGGTTTCGGGGCGACTTTGACGGCCTGGATGGTGTCAAAGACTACCTCCGCCGCTATGAGGTGATTCCCGAAGACGCTGATCCTGAGCTGGAGTTCAAAGAGTACGACTGGACTTTGGAACTGGGAAACTATACAGAACTGGATGTGAAGGCTAATAAAACGACTTCTTCTCATTAG
- a CDS encoding TIGR04283 family arsenosugar biosynthesis glycosyltransferase, translated as MNVSVIIPTFNEEGSIGKLVKYLLYHASDRLEEIIVCDGHSSDATFSIAQQAGAKVILSPQRGRAAQMNYGASTAKGDILYFVHADTLPPSSYLSDIHQALDEGCLLGSYRSEFISKNPLLKINAYFTRFDGVPYHGGDQTLFIYKDFFDELGGYREDYLIMEDFEMIRRARQKAVFKNMRKKVRISARKYQKNSYLRVSVANFIIYNMFRMGFSPQIMRTTYYKLIKHPKAQLEEESSSHLRVY; from the coding sequence ATGAACGTCAGTGTCATTATACCGACATTCAATGAAGAAGGCAGCATCGGGAAGTTGGTCAAGTATCTCTTATACCATGCTTCTGACAGGCTGGAAGAAATCATTGTGTGCGATGGACATAGCAGCGATGCCACTTTTAGCATTGCACAACAGGCAGGAGCCAAAGTAATTTTGTCGCCCCAGCGGGGCAGGGCAGCACAGATGAACTATGGGGCTTCAACCGCCAAAGGAGATATCTTGTACTTTGTTCATGCAGATACGCTCCCTCCCTCTTCTTATCTGTCAGACATTCACCAGGCACTTGATGAAGGCTGTCTTCTGGGAAGTTACCGCTCGGAGTTTATTTCCAAAAATCCTCTTTTGAAAATCAATGCCTATTTCACTCGTTTTGATGGGGTTCCCTATCACGGAGGCGATCAAACCCTTTTTATTTACAAAGATTTTTTTGACGAATTGGGTGGGTACCGCGAAGATTACCTCATTATGGAGGATTTTGAAATGATCCGGCGTGCCCGCCAAAAAGCAGTGTTCAAAAACATGCGCAAGAAAGTGCGTATCTCTGCCCGTAAGTATCAGAAAAATAGCTACCTGCGGGTAAGTGTTGCCAATTTCATTATTTACAATATGTTTCGCATGGGCTTTTCTCCACAAATTATGAGAACTACTTATTATAAGCTGATCAAACATCCCAAGGCCCAGCTAGAAGAGGAATCTTCCTCTCACCTTCGGGTATATTAG